From a region of the Paenibacillus sp. FSL R10-2734 genome:
- a CDS encoding DNA polymerase III subunit alpha, with protein sequence MSPFVHLHVHSEYSLLDGAARITDLVRRAGEYGMKSLALTDHGVMYGAIPFYKACKENGIKPIIGCEAYLTAGSRRERGSRKDQPIYHLILLVKNETGYKNLMKLISIGHLEGHHYKPRIDMEVLAAHSEGIICLSACLGGEVPQHLLHGRDDEARKAALRYKEIFGEDFYLELQDHGISEQKRVNPKLIALAKACEIPLVATNDVHYLAKEDAEVQDVLICIGTGKTVDDEERLKIGTDQLFLKSSDQMAALFPHVPEAISNTLLIAEKCNLELTFGQHILPAYSPIPEGKDSAVYLRELCYKGLEDRYIDTPLWASAEQKETAEKRLAYELGVIENMGFSDYFLIVWDFIAYCHRQGIATGPGRGSSAGSLTAYSLRITDVDPLKYNLLFERFLNPERITMPDIDIDFSDERRDEVIAYVVEKYGKEHVAQIITFGTMAARAAVRDVGRVLNLPYNEVDKAAKLIPGQLGISLAKALESTPDLKAMYDSNPKIKGLLDMAMKVEGMPRHASTHAAGVVISKGPLTDAVPLQEGNESTALTQYSMEHLESVGLLKMDFLGLRTLSIIERCMNSIKEMSGSVPDFRTVPDHDPLTYEMLGAGETTGVFQLESAGVRRVLKDLKPNGFEDIVSVLALYRPGPMEFIPKYIAGKHGEIEVEYPHPDLKSILADTYGIIVYQEQIMQIASLMAGFSLGEADLLRRAVSKKKRETLDKERGHFVQGSLQQGYNETDANAVYDMIVRFADYGFPRAHAAAYGVLAFQTAYLKAHYPVQFMASMLTAVMGTHRKVAEYVLDCRRTGIGVLPPDVNESGVLFTPVPGEGTGTGHIRFGLAAIKNVGTLAVENIMAVRKERPFDSLLDFCRRVDLRICNKRVVESLLQAGAFDCLPGHRAQLLAMLDETVDAALKWRKERDELQIQLFDDLVETPNWEIRYPDIPKFTVGQQLEMERELLGLYLSGHPLDDSAELLDEPGMQRLMDLGEAADESQTVTAGMVVSVKEITTKQGKSMAFIEWEDQIERCEVVLFPEVWKRSRSLIAKGALLALRAKVQQEDEGFKLLAEEVALLSAETIRGLLQRRSAAASRSYSAGRSASAGAPPRGAAPASRASGATTGPTGRPAGGAAAPATPAPAAATAPASGQRVFIKITPAAENAAQLSRLKELLQNHSGPVATILFYERDQKLLALSDNYRIKPTEELFAAIESMLGAGTVRIK encoded by the coding sequence ATGAGCCCTTTCGTGCATTTGCATGTGCACAGCGAATACAGTTTACTGGACGGGGCGGCGCGCATTACCGATCTCGTGCGCCGGGCCGGCGAATACGGCATGAAGTCGCTGGCGCTTACGGATCATGGAGTGATGTACGGGGCGATCCCCTTTTATAAAGCGTGTAAAGAGAATGGAATCAAGCCGATTATTGGCTGTGAAGCTTATTTAACCGCGGGCTCTCGCCGTGAGCGTGGCAGTCGTAAAGATCAACCGATTTATCACCTGATTCTGCTCGTCAAGAATGAAACCGGCTACAAGAACCTGATGAAGCTGATCTCTATCGGCCATCTGGAAGGCCATCACTATAAACCTCGCATTGATATGGAGGTTCTGGCCGCTCATTCCGAGGGGATTATATGCCTTAGTGCTTGTCTAGGCGGCGAAGTGCCGCAGCATTTGTTGCATGGAAGAGACGATGAGGCGCGCAAGGCTGCGCTGCGATATAAGGAGATTTTTGGCGAGGACTTCTACTTGGAGCTTCAAGATCACGGAATTTCCGAGCAAAAGAGAGTAAATCCGAAGCTGATTGCGCTTGCTAAGGCTTGTGAGATCCCACTTGTAGCTACCAATGACGTCCATTATTTAGCTAAAGAAGATGCTGAGGTACAGGATGTTCTGATCTGTATTGGAACAGGTAAAACCGTGGATGATGAGGAGCGCCTCAAGATCGGAACAGATCAGCTATTCTTAAAAAGCAGTGATCAGATGGCGGCGTTGTTTCCGCATGTGCCTGAAGCTATCAGTAACACGCTATTGATCGCAGAAAAATGTAATTTGGAGCTTACCTTCGGTCAACATATTCTACCTGCTTATTCACCTATTCCAGAAGGTAAGGACTCCGCTGTTTATTTGCGAGAGTTGTGCTATAAAGGGCTCGAAGATCGTTATATAGACACACCGCTGTGGGCGTCGGCTGAGCAAAAAGAGACCGCTGAGAAGCGTCTTGCCTATGAGCTTGGTGTTATCGAGAATATGGGGTTTAGCGATTATTTTCTGATTGTGTGGGATTTTATCGCCTATTGTCATCGACAGGGAATTGCTACTGGACCAGGCCGGGGTTCCTCCGCGGGGAGTCTCACTGCGTATTCACTACGAATAACCGATGTGGATCCGCTTAAGTATAATTTGCTCTTTGAACGTTTCTTAAATCCAGAACGGATCACGATGCCAGATATTGATATCGATTTTAGTGATGAGCGTCGTGACGAGGTTATCGCTTATGTGGTGGAGAAATACGGAAAAGAGCATGTGGCACAGATTATTACGTTTGGAACAATGGCAGCAAGGGCTGCTGTTCGTGATGTAGGCAGGGTGCTGAATTTGCCTTATAACGAGGTAGACAAAGCCGCCAAGCTTATCCCAGGACAATTGGGGATCAGCCTTGCTAAAGCGCTGGAGAGTACACCGGATCTTAAAGCGATGTATGATAGTAACCCGAAGATCAAAGGTTTGCTGGATATGGCAATGAAGGTGGAAGGTATGCCTCGCCATGCTTCGACACATGCTGCCGGGGTTGTCATTTCCAAAGGCCCACTGACCGATGCTGTGCCGCTTCAGGAAGGCAACGAGAGTACAGCGTTAACCCAATACTCTATGGAGCATTTGGAAAGTGTTGGGCTGCTGAAGATGGATTTTCTGGGCTTGCGTACTTTGTCTATTATTGAGCGTTGTATGAATTCAATAAAAGAAATGAGCGGCAGTGTTCCTGATTTCCGTACCGTGCCAGATCATGATCCGCTCACGTATGAAATGCTAGGTGCTGGTGAGACGACAGGGGTTTTCCAGCTGGAGTCGGCGGGCGTTAGACGAGTGCTTAAGGATCTTAAGCCTAACGGTTTTGAAGATATTGTATCGGTTCTAGCGCTGTATCGCCCGGGTCCGATGGAATTTATCCCGAAATATATAGCAGGCAAGCACGGGGAGATTGAAGTAGAGTATCCTCATCCAGATTTGAAGTCTATTTTAGCGGATACCTATGGGATTATTGTATATCAGGAACAGATTATGCAGATTGCTTCGCTTATGGCTGGATTCTCGCTTGGTGAAGCGGATCTGCTCCGCCGAGCGGTCTCTAAGAAGAAACGCGAGACGCTAGATAAGGAACGCGGCCATTTTGTACAGGGGAGCTTACAGCAGGGGTATAACGAAACGGATGCGAACGCCGTCTATGATATGATCGTACGATTTGCCGATTATGGCTTCCCTCGTGCGCATGCGGCGGCTTACGGAGTGCTGGCTTTTCAGACGGCCTATCTTAAGGCGCATTATCCGGTGCAGTTTATGGCATCAATGTTGACCGCAGTGATGGGCACCCACCGTAAGGTGGCGGAATATGTGCTAGACTGCCGCCGCACGGGCATCGGCGTATTACCGCCGGATGTGAATGAGAGCGGCGTGCTGTTTACTCCTGTTCCGGGCGAAGGAACAGGAACAGGGCATATCCGCTTTGGGCTCGCAGCGATTAAGAACGTCGGCACACTTGCAGTAGAGAACATTATGGCGGTCCGCAAGGAGCGGCCGTTCGACAGCCTGCTCGATTTCTGTCGACGTGTGGATCTGCGAATCTGCAACAAGCGGGTAGTGGAGTCTTTGCTGCAGGCAGGAGCTTTTGACTGTCTGCCGGGTCATAGAGCCCAGCTGCTAGCTATGCTGGACGAAACCGTTGACGCTGCGCTGAAATGGCGCAAGGAGCGGGATGAGCTGCAAATCCAGTTGTTCGACGATTTGGTGGAGACACCGAACTGGGAAATTCGGTATCCGGATATCCCTAAGTTCACAGTAGGACAGCAGCTGGAGATGGAGCGTGAGCTGCTGGGTCTGTATCTTTCCGGTCATCCACTCGACGATAGCGCCGAGCTGCTGGACGAGCCAGGGATGCAGCGGCTAATGGATCTTGGCGAAGCTGCGGATGAGAGCCAGACGGTTACGGCCGGAATGGTCGTATCCGTTAAGGAAATTACGACGAAGCAGGGGAAATCGATGGCCTTCATCGAATGGGAAGATCAGATCGAGCGCTGCGAGGTCGTGCTCTTCCCAGAGGTGTGGAAGCGAAGCCGCAGCTTGATTGCTAAGGGCGCGCTGCTGGCCTTGCGCGCCAAGGTGCAGCAGGAGGACGAAGGCTTCAAGCTGCTGGCCGAGGAAGTGGCGCTGTTATCCGCGGAGACTATCCGCGGCCTGCTGCAGCGCCGTAGTGCCGCCGCGTCCCGCTCGTATAGCGCGGGACGCTCGGCCTCAGCAGGAGCACCGCCGCGCGGCGCAGCTCCTGCTTCGCGGGCCAGCGGTGCCACCACTGGCCCCACTGGGAGACCTGCAGGCGGCGCTGCTGCGCCAGCAACACCTGCACCGGCCGCGGCGACAGCGCCGGCCTCAGGCCAGCGTGTCTTTATCAAGATCACGCCGGCCGCCGAGAATGCTGCGCAGCTGTCGCGCCTGAAGGAGCTGCTGCAGAACCATTCTGGCCCAGTAGCAACGATTCTGTTCTACGAACGGGATCAGAAGCTCCTGGCCCTTAGCGATAACTATCGGATTAAGCCTACAGAGGAGCTGTTCGCGGCTATCGAGTCTATGCTGGGGGCAGGTACTGTAAGAATAAAATAA
- a CDS encoding YtrH family sporulation protein yields the protein MSIFMSKAILDFFIAFGIVIGGAMLGGIGAVVSLQPPTQTMLDVSDRIKIWALAAAVGGTMDPLRVIESNMIGGNLSPAIKQIMYIAFAFLGAHMGSELVKWVCGRG from the coding sequence ATGAGCATTTTTATGAGCAAAGCCATCCTTGATTTCTTTATCGCCTTTGGCATCGTAATCGGCGGAGCTATGCTCGGCGGAATCGGCGCCGTAGTATCCCTCCAACCGCCGACGCAAACGATGCTGGATGTGTCAGACCGGATAAAAATATGGGCACTAGCCGCCGCTGTAGGTGGGACTATGGATCCTCTGCGTGTCATTGAAAGCAACATGATTGGAGGCAATCTCTCCCCTGCCATCAAACAAATCATGTATATTGCCTTCGCTTTTCTCGGAGCCCATATGGGCAGTGAGCTAGTAAAATGGGTATGCGGCAGGGGGTAA
- a CDS encoding YtpI family protein yields MVLFIKYLLFVLLVIFVIGAAVFSLSSRRALNPQDKGLKRSVMNVMLGAMLVTLSLISMFLFRGSTVNIIIEAAFLLIGVFNIFSGLRSYSYYSRSRSQKDHQSKA; encoded by the coding sequence ATGGTTTTATTTATCAAATACTTATTGTTTGTCCTGCTGGTGATCTTTGTAATCGGTGCCGCTGTGTTCAGCTTATCCTCTCGCCGTGCCTTAAACCCCCAAGATAAAGGTCTAAAACGCTCCGTCATGAATGTGATGCTGGGCGCAATGCTCGTCACGCTCTCTCTGATTTCCATGTTTCTGTTTCGCGGCTCCACCGTTAATATTATTATTGAAGCTGCCTTTCTTCTGATCGGTGTGTTCAACATCTTCTCAGGACTACGTAGCTATAGTTATTACAGTCGTAGCCGCAGCCAGAAGGATCATCAGTCTAAAGCCTAA
- a CDS encoding DRTGG domain-containing protein yields the protein MEGQGDAITKHEQLLQHIESLKVGSKISVRKLAKEMLVSEGTAYRAVKEAENLGIVITKERIGTVRVEKKPRNISEQLTFGDVVDIVEGHVLGGASGLSKHLHKYVIGAMKVDAMIRYIDADSLLIVGNRDDVHSLALEQGAGVLVTGGFGTSREVKALADELDLPIISSRHDTFTVASMINRAIFDRLIKKKIMLVEDIVDSKPRLNTLKISSTVGELRQISEETGEQRFPVTDEWNRVIGIIGRREVEDLAEGQSIEKAMVRSPVTAALHTSLASAAQIMMWEGVDFLPIVDRNRKLVGSLTRKEVLQSLRDVRNTPQLGETFDHLIWNGFADERDEEGRLFFHGFITPQMATDLGTISEGILSTLMTLSAFKAAKDITGNDYVLDNMSTYFIRPVQIEHAIIVMPKLLEISRRTCKLEIEISYSDTLVAKAVLMLQSIDHG from the coding sequence TTGGAAGGTCAAGGCGATGCAATTACTAAACACGAGCAACTGCTGCAGCATATTGAAAGTCTTAAGGTAGGGTCTAAAATATCTGTTCGTAAGCTTGCAAAAGAAATGCTGGTCAGTGAGGGGACTGCATATCGTGCAGTTAAGGAAGCTGAGAATCTTGGGATCGTCATTACGAAGGAACGGATTGGTACAGTACGTGTCGAAAAGAAGCCTCGTAACATTTCTGAACAGCTGACGTTTGGTGACGTGGTTGATATTGTGGAGGGTCATGTTCTCGGCGGGGCTAGCGGACTGAGTAAACATCTACATAAATATGTAATCGGGGCGATGAAGGTCGACGCGATGATTCGATATATAGACGCAGACAGTTTGCTCATTGTGGGTAACCGCGATGATGTTCACTCCTTGGCGTTGGAGCAGGGTGCCGGAGTTCTGGTTACAGGTGGCTTCGGGACGAGCCGTGAAGTTAAGGCGTTAGCGGACGAGCTGGACCTCCCCATAATTTCATCAAGACATGACACATTTACAGTGGCTTCAATGATTAATCGCGCGATTTTTGATAGATTAATTAAGAAAAAAATTATGCTAGTAGAGGATATTGTCGACAGCAAACCACGACTGAATACGTTGAAAATTTCAAGCACCGTTGGTGAGCTGCGGCAGATTTCAGAGGAAACTGGAGAGCAACGTTTTCCCGTTACGGATGAATGGAACCGAGTGATTGGTATTATCGGCCGACGCGAAGTGGAGGACCTGGCGGAGGGGCAAAGTATTGAAAAAGCAATGGTTCGGAGTCCGGTTACCGCTGCACTGCATACCTCACTAGCCTCAGCCGCGCAGATTATGATGTGGGAAGGCGTCGATTTCCTACCCATTGTAGATCGTAACCGCAAATTGGTTGGCTCCCTAACTCGTAAAGAAGTGCTGCAAAGTCTGCGTGATGTACGTAACACACCACAGCTAGGAGAGACCTTCGACCATCTCATCTGGAACGGTTTTGCGGATGAGCGGGATGAAGAGGGACGATTGTTTTTTCATGGCTTTATTACGCCCCAGATGGCTACAGACCTTGGTACCATTTCTGAAGGTATATTGTCTACACTAATGACGCTCTCTGCGTTTAAGGCAGCTAAGGATATTACAGGAAACGACTATGTATTAGATAATATGTCCACCTATTTTATTCGGCCGGTACAGATCGAACACGCGATTATTGTAATGCCGAAACTGCTCGAGATTAGTCGTCGTACATGTAAGCTTGAAATAGAGATCAGCTATTCGGATACCCTGGTAGCGAAAGCAGTCCTAATGCTGCAATCCATTGATCACGGCTAA
- a CDS encoding YlbF family regulator, translating to MSIHDKAHELAKAIKESSEVADITNAMKLVETDPEAKAMLDNFRNGQLELQQRMMSGDMPPQEEMEKMEKLFEVLNQNLGIRRLFDAERRLSVVIEDVNKIITESLSQLYGE from the coding sequence ATGAGTATTCACGACAAAGCACATGAACTGGCGAAAGCCATTAAAGAAAGCAGCGAGGTAGCGGATATCACCAATGCGATGAAGCTGGTAGAAACAGATCCCGAAGCAAAAGCGATGCTCGACAATTTCCGTAATGGCCAATTGGAGCTTCAACAACGGATGATGAGCGGAGATATGCCTCCACAGGAAGAAATGGAGAAGATGGAGAAATTATTCGAGGTGCTTAACCAGAATCTTGGGATTCGCCGTCTGTTCGATGCTGAACGCCGTCTGAGTGTTGTAATCGAGGATGTAAACAAAATCATTACCGAGAGCTTGTCGCAATTGTATGGCGAATAA
- a CDS encoding YheC/YheD family protein — MSQFKIPVHTVHSGILQENAIMLGERSMKRLKIPAHGTLQLAFGSFRQEVTIIPAPKADSLRVSEGLARRTGWKHRQTLNASYSSVSRTLRLGPLIGVLVSRDHPDNLDRLFGPITMFCRELTNACHAQGAYVYFFTPEALETSSSSIQGWVYNEGWRKMSLPIADVINNRLTTRKVENKPSVQHFLADVKSRYGTHFFNEKFLDKTEVFEALAHDPTLQRYLPESHALNGFAVVKKMCSQYPSVFLKPVRGSLGKGILRISKEEGGGYRLLSTTSLGTRKQSYTTLAKLYQSIAPKMKTTRYQIQQGLPLMELGRRPVDFRALVQKNGSGKWGVTSIVARTAGSNHFVSNLARGGSLSTVREAVSKSSLPAGTKDSVQLQLPRAALAIARGVETFIPAHFGELGIDLALDQSGRIWLLEVNSKPSKNDNTPLNDQKIRPSVKQMILYCRYLAGL, encoded by the coding sequence ATGTCCCAATTCAAGATCCCGGTCCATACGGTCCACTCGGGCATCCTGCAGGAAAACGCTATAATGCTTGGCGAACGATCCATGAAAAGACTCAAAATCCCGGCTCACGGAACGCTCCAGCTGGCTTTCGGCTCTTTCCGGCAGGAGGTTACCATTATCCCGGCCCCCAAAGCCGACAGCCTACGTGTAAGCGAAGGACTGGCGCGGCGGACCGGATGGAAACATCGACAAACCCTCAACGCCTCTTACAGCTCCGTAAGTCGTACCTTGCGACTTGGACCGTTAATCGGTGTACTCGTCAGTCGTGACCATCCTGATAATCTCGACAGACTGTTTGGACCCATTACCATGTTCTGTCGAGAATTAACAAATGCCTGCCACGCACAAGGCGCCTATGTATATTTCTTTACCCCGGAAGCGCTGGAAACAAGCAGCTCTTCCATCCAGGGCTGGGTATACAACGAGGGTTGGAGGAAAATGAGTCTGCCCATCGCCGATGTAATCAACAATCGGCTAACGACGCGAAAGGTGGAGAACAAACCTAGCGTACAGCATTTTTTGGCGGATGTAAAATCACGGTATGGAACGCATTTCTTCAACGAAAAATTTCTTGACAAGACAGAAGTATTTGAAGCTTTAGCGCATGACCCTACCCTGCAGCGATATTTACCGGAATCGCATGCTTTGAACGGTTTTGCTGTAGTAAAGAAGATGTGCAGCCAATATCCAAGTGTATTTCTAAAGCCTGTACGAGGCAGTCTCGGCAAAGGCATTCTCCGAATCTCCAAAGAAGAAGGTGGAGGCTACCGTTTGTTGTCTACTACCTCATTAGGCACACGCAAGCAAAGCTATACGACTTTAGCTAAGCTGTACCAGTCCATCGCTCCCAAGATGAAGACAACACGTTACCAGATTCAACAAGGATTACCTTTGATGGAGCTCGGAAGGCGGCCTGTAGATTTTCGGGCACTTGTACAGAAGAACGGCAGTGGAAAATGGGGGGTTACCTCCATTGTCGCTCGCACCGCAGGAAGTAATCATTTCGTCTCCAATTTAGCAAGAGGTGGCAGTCTCAGCACTGTCCGCGAAGCCGTTAGCAAGAGTAGTCTTCCTGCTGGCACAAAGGATAGCGTACAGCTTCAGCTGCCGAGAGCAGCACTTGCTATTGCAAGAGGGGTAGAAACCTTTATCCCTGCTCATTTCGGAGAGCTCGGAATCGACTTGGCACTGGATCAATCCGGACGTATATGGCTCCTGGAGGTTAATTCCAAACCTTCCAAGAACGATAATACACCGCTAAACGATCAAAAAATCAGACCGTCCGTCAAGCAAATGATTCTATATTGCCGTTATTTGGCCGGTTTATAA
- a CDS encoding YheC/YheD family protein, producing MTETAMGFLGIMTGRRHGNPPIAEPEFCSHLCRAAPRYNLKVLVFHPDGVAADGSSITGYTWKDGSWYNTTSPPPDIIYNRCFYNSPKERKEASSALSFLHRSLPWSRGLPDKWGVYEILKRNRRAAILLPETVLYTGTRKLSTMLAEREYGVFLKPKAGSHGKRTLHAILQNRSSGGGIRLRGRDGSNTPFQYVFSSQDEGLNWIHEFIGTRRYIIQPYLHLTNSKGQPFDVRVLMQKNGLGRWDLTGMAVRLGNPGSLTSNLHGGGTAVPPLPFLLAEYGQDGKDIMQELAKEAAYLPPLLEAACGRLGELGLDFGIDSSGRIHLLEANSKPGRTVFRLTGDRRAAKLAAENPLSYARHLLHTQRRIPSLSTDSSVINGRMITMVPKEDS from the coding sequence ATGACTGAAACAGCTATGGGGTTCCTCGGTATAATGACGGGTCGTCGACATGGGAATCCTCCGATCGCCGAACCAGAATTTTGCAGTCATTTATGCCGGGCAGCTCCGCGATATAACCTCAAAGTCCTCGTATTTCATCCGGACGGAGTAGCGGCAGATGGGTCATCTATAACCGGTTATACATGGAAAGATGGAAGCTGGTACAATACGACTTCTCCGCCACCAGATATTATTTATAATCGCTGTTTTTACAATAGTCCGAAAGAAAGAAAAGAAGCTTCGTCTGCCCTTTCTTTTCTTCACCGCTCTCTACCTTGGTCACGGGGGTTACCTGATAAATGGGGCGTATACGAGATCTTGAAGCGTAACCGAAGAGCAGCTATTTTACTGCCGGAAACTGTACTCTATACCGGTACACGCAAGTTAAGCACTATGCTCGCTGAAAGAGAATACGGGGTCTTTCTAAAACCCAAAGCAGGCTCTCACGGCAAACGAACACTACATGCCATACTGCAGAACCGAAGCTCTGGAGGAGGCATTAGATTACGAGGGCGCGATGGGTCAAATACACCCTTTCAATATGTATTTAGCTCGCAGGATGAAGGACTGAACTGGATTCATGAATTTATCGGCACACGCCGCTATATCATACAGCCTTATTTGCACCTAACTAATTCTAAGGGGCAACCGTTCGATGTGCGTGTATTGATGCAAAAGAATGGCCTCGGCCGCTGGGATCTTACTGGAATGGCCGTTCGGCTGGGTAACCCTGGTTCACTGACTTCGAACCTGCATGGCGGTGGAACAGCGGTTCCTCCCTTGCCCTTTTTACTTGCAGAATATGGTCAGGACGGAAAAGACATCATGCAGGAGCTTGCTAAAGAAGCTGCATACTTGCCTCCTCTTCTGGAGGCCGCATGCGGTAGACTTGGAGAACTCGGCCTAGATTTCGGTATTGATTCTAGCGGTCGAATTCATTTACTAGAAGCAAATTCCAAGCCAGGGCGCACGGTATTCCGGCTGACGGGCGACCGCCGGGCTGCTAAGCTCGCCGCCGAGAATCCACTGTCTTATGCGCGCCATCTGCTACACACACAGCGACGGATACCATCTCTATCTACGGACAGCTCCGTTATAAACGGGAGAATGATAACAATGGTTCCTAAGGAGGATTCATAA
- a CDS encoding YheC/YheD family protein: MSLTFCNVHFTKQPQRVVYVSGALMKSLKLTGKKNIRLRLGKDAIPTMIKPIKRAGNHLFLATGVKSAIKVPKSGGIYLRNLQNDEVQLGPLVGVLSDGPASSAQPFGSRTGFIKQLLREGSNKCYIFAFMPRDINWQQEQVYGYFLTAGGKFERKMVPLPDVVYNRLPSRRAETSPYINQLRERFMRKKIPYFNWSFFNKSDIYRLLENDGAANRYVPETHSNPSSEKMREMLEHHHFVYYKPSAGSLGHGIYRLTYLPKKGYFARYRKGGKNVLLRFTTFDSLMRMLRSRHGQGLQNYIVQQGIRLIEIDGCPIDFRFHMHKNGNNQWIVVGIGAKKAGRGSVTTHLKNGGALLTPGQALGRVFGGRADEVLQRAKSTAVKLAESLEIQHRHLLGEIGFDLGIDQDEDIWMFEANAKPGRSIFRHPSLRAEGKASIEHILEHCLYLSKFRRRDEM; this comes from the coding sequence ATGAGTCTCACTTTTTGCAATGTGCATTTCACTAAGCAGCCCCAAAGAGTTGTATATGTATCAGGTGCACTGATGAAAAGCTTGAAGTTAACCGGGAAGAAGAATATACGCCTAAGGCTCGGTAAAGATGCCATCCCGACCATGATCAAGCCCATCAAGCGCGCCGGAAATCATCTATTCCTCGCCACTGGTGTAAAGAGTGCTATCAAGGTTCCGAAATCTGGGGGTATCTATTTACGCAATCTGCAAAACGACGAAGTACAGCTTGGTCCTTTAGTCGGTGTATTGTCCGACGGACCAGCATCTTCAGCTCAGCCCTTCGGTTCTCGCACTGGCTTTATAAAGCAATTGCTGCGAGAAGGCAGTAACAAATGTTATATATTTGCCTTTATGCCGCGTGATATTAACTGGCAACAGGAGCAGGTCTATGGTTATTTCTTAACCGCAGGCGGCAAATTCGAGCGAAAGATGGTTCCGCTACCTGATGTCGTCTACAATCGACTACCCAGTCGGAGAGCTGAAACTTCACCCTATATCAACCAGCTACGCGAACGCTTTATGCGCAAGAAAATTCCTTACTTCAACTGGAGCTTTTTCAATAAATCCGACATCTATCGGTTACTAGAGAATGACGGAGCTGCAAACCGTTATGTACCTGAAACCCACAGCAATCCCTCTAGTGAAAAAATGAGAGAAATGCTGGAGCACCACCACTTTGTATACTACAAGCCTTCTGCAGGCAGTCTGGGACACGGAATTTACCGACTGACCTATCTGCCTAAGAAGGGATACTTTGCCCGTTACCGCAAAGGAGGAAAAAACGTACTACTGCGCTTTACAACTTTTGACAGCCTCATGCGTATGCTTCGTTCGCGGCACGGGCAAGGTCTTCAAAATTATATCGTACAGCAGGGAATACGTTTGATTGAAATTGATGGTTGCCCTATTGATTTTCGATTCCATATGCATAAGAACGGCAATAATCAATGGATCGTAGTCGGCATAGGTGCTAAAAAAGCCGGCCGAGGCAGTGTCACCACTCACCTTAAAAATGGGGGAGCCTTGCTTACACCTGGGCAGGCACTCGGGCGTGTATTCGGTGGCAGAGCAGATGAAGTATTGCAGCGTGCGAAGAGTACAGCCGTCAAGCTGGCAGAATCCTTAGAAATCCAGCATCGTCATTTGCTCGGTGAAATCGGCTTTGATCTCGGCATTGATCAGGATGAAGACATCTGGATGTTCGAGGCCAACGCCAAACCAGGACGTTCCATCTTCCGTCATCCTTCCCTGCGCGCTGAGGGCAAAGCTTCCATCGAGCACATTTTGGAGCATTGTCTATACCTCAGCAAATTCCGCAGGAGGGATGAGATGTGA